In Chrysoperla carnea chromosome 2, inChrCarn1.1, whole genome shotgun sequence, the following proteins share a genomic window:
- the LOC123291716 gene encoding 40S ribosomal protein S23 yields the protein MGKPRGLRTARKHVNHRREQRWADKDYKKAHLGTRWKANPFGGASHAKGIVLEKVGVEAKQPNSAIRKCVRVQLIKNGKKITAFVPRDGCLNNIEENDEVLVAGFGRKGHAVGDIPGVRFKVVKVANVSLLALYKEKKERPRS from the exons ATGG gTAAACCCCGCGGTCTGCGTACGGCGCGTAAACACGTAAACCACCGTCGTGAACAACGATGGGCGGATAAAGATTACAAAAAGGCACATTTAGGAACAAGATGGAAGGCTAATCCATTTGGTGGTGCTTCCCATGCTAAAGGaattgttttagaaaaagt aggaGTTGAAGCCAAACAACCCAACTCAGCTATTCGAAAGTGCGTGAGGGTACAActtataaaaaatggtaaaaaaatcaCGGCCTTCGTACCACGGGATggttgtttaaacaatatcgaAGAAAACGATGAAGTTTTAGTTGCCGGTTTTGGTCGTAAAGGTCATGCCGTTGGTGACATTCCCGGTGTTAGATTTAAG GTGGTAAAAGTAGCTAACGTATCTCTCCTTGCCTTGTACAAAGAGAAAAAAGAAAGACCAAGATCATAG